A portion of the Oscillospiraceae bacterium genome contains these proteins:
- a CDS encoding cell division protein SepF, whose protein sequence is MSLVDSLKKGLFGSEDEYEDQYIDDGPQMVNNNNGVGLGADDETEEPAEGAKKNKVVNIHATTQLKVVLVKPERFEDASTIADHLNNKRTVVLNLESTNKEVSRRLVDFLSGVAYANNGQIKRVANSTFIITPYNVDIMGDLLDELENNGAFY, encoded by the coding sequence ATGTCTTTGGTAGATAGCCTCAAGAAGGGCCTGTTTGGTTCAGAGGACGAGTACGAGGATCAGTACATTGACGACGGCCCCCAGATGGTGAACAACAACAACGGTGTCGGCCTGGGCGCAGATGACGAGACCGAAGAGCCGGCCGAGGGTGCCAAGAAGAACAAGGTGGTCAACATCCACGCCACCACCCAGCTCAAGGTGGTCCTGGTCAAGCCGGAGCGCTTTGAGGATGCCAGCACCATTGCGGACCATCTGAACAACAAGCGCACCGTCGTGCTGAACCTGGAGTCCACCAACAAGGAAGTGTCCCGCCGTCTGGTGGACTTCCTGTCCGGTGTGGCCTATGCCAACAACGGCCAGATCAAGCGTGTGGCCAACAGCACCTTCATCATCACCCCGTACAACGTAGACATCATGGGTGACCTGCTGGACGAG